A window of the Streptomyces griseochromogenes genome harbors these coding sequences:
- a CDS encoding molybdopterin-dependent oxidoreductase, with the protein MTYTVNGHKFDREPAPGQCLRTFLRELGHFGVKKGCDAGDCGACTVWLDGEPVHSCITPAFRADGGEVTTIEGLGRPGAPHPMQRQFEDAPGFQCGFCTAGMIMTSATFTEEQKADLPRALKGNLCRCTGYRAIEDAVKGVRAVETAAPGKAVGTSVGAPAGHDVVTGRAEFTMDTHIDGLLHLKVLHSPYAHARIVSVDKSAALAVPGVHRVYTWQDVPRKRFTTAIHTDHLVDPDDTFILDDTVRFAGQRVAAVLADTVGAAEAGCRRLVVEYEELAAVFDPEEAMAEGAPQLHGSDDPFIRDPVHNVLLELHSHIGDVEAGFTAADVIHEGTYFSPRVQHAHLETHGSIAWMEDGRLNVRTSSQSPSIAKVKLEYLFALRPDQVRVFCTRVGGGFGGKQEVIAEDLVALATLDTGRPTCLEYTREEEFTTASPRHPMTLTVKLGAKADGTLTAVQVRNVSNTGAYGNHGGETVYAGGAAVMLYRCPNKKYDAYSIYTNTVPSGALRGYGMTQPAFAVESAMDELARALHLDPLELRRRNIVRPGEPLVALHEGPDDVLFTEDGLAKCIDRVGDALARTAGQPPPGPEWLIGTGVASSLHETAPPTEHLSEAWVTLGDDLIYELAVGTAEFGEGTSTAHVQIAADQLGTTPSRIRLVQSDTDRTGFDSGAFASAGLFVAGNAVLRAANAVRDRILEFAAAHTGVHLVMCSMDDDGVVCGDRRVSLAELVALARARGIRFMAARKAYGSPRSVTSNTQGFRIAVHRMTGEIRILYSVQAADAGVVINPAQVRGQVEGGVAQGIGFALTENHHVDDNGVMVNPNLRNYRIPAYADVPRTEVLLVDSSDSVGPMRAKGMAECCINPVAPALANALHDATGVRYRALPLTPERIYGRLPSEQSVSTG; encoded by the coding sequence ATGACCTACACGGTGAATGGCCACAAGTTCGACCGGGAACCGGCCCCCGGGCAGTGCCTGCGCACCTTCCTGCGCGAACTCGGCCACTTCGGTGTCAAGAAGGGGTGCGACGCCGGCGACTGCGGCGCCTGCACGGTGTGGCTGGACGGCGAACCCGTACACAGCTGCATCACCCCCGCGTTCCGCGCGGACGGCGGTGAGGTGACCACCATCGAGGGCCTCGGACGGCCCGGCGCCCCGCATCCCATGCAGCGGCAGTTCGAGGACGCCCCGGGCTTCCAGTGCGGCTTCTGCACCGCGGGGATGATCATGACGTCGGCGACCTTCACCGAGGAGCAGAAGGCGGATCTGCCACGGGCGTTGAAGGGCAACCTCTGCCGCTGCACCGGCTACCGGGCCATCGAGGACGCCGTGAAGGGCGTCCGCGCGGTGGAGACGGCCGCGCCGGGAAAGGCTGTGGGGACGAGCGTCGGCGCGCCCGCGGGACACGATGTGGTGACCGGTCGCGCCGAGTTCACCATGGACACGCACATCGACGGCCTGCTGCACCTCAAGGTGCTGCACTCACCGTATGCACACGCCCGGATCGTCTCGGTCGACAAGAGCGCCGCACTCGCGGTGCCCGGCGTGCACCGGGTCTACACCTGGCAGGACGTACCCCGCAAACGGTTCACCACGGCGATCCACACCGACCACCTGGTCGATCCGGACGACACCTTCATCCTCGACGACACGGTCCGCTTCGCCGGCCAGCGCGTCGCCGCGGTCCTGGCCGACACGGTCGGGGCGGCGGAGGCGGGCTGCCGGCGCCTGGTCGTCGAGTACGAGGAGCTGGCGGCGGTGTTCGACCCCGAGGAGGCGATGGCCGAGGGCGCACCCCAACTGCACGGCTCGGACGATCCGTTCATCCGCGATCCCGTCCACAACGTCCTGCTCGAACTCCACTCGCACATCGGCGACGTAGAGGCGGGATTCACCGCGGCCGACGTGATCCACGAGGGCACGTACTTCTCGCCGCGGGTGCAGCACGCGCACCTGGAGACCCATGGCTCGATCGCCTGGATGGAAGACGGCCGGCTCAACGTCCGCACCAGTTCGCAGTCGCCGTCGATCGCCAAGGTCAAACTGGAGTACCTGTTCGCACTGCGCCCGGACCAGGTGCGGGTGTTCTGCACACGCGTCGGCGGCGGATTCGGCGGCAAACAGGAGGTGATCGCGGAGGATCTGGTCGCCCTCGCCACCCTGGACACAGGGCGGCCCACCTGTCTCGAGTACACCCGCGAGGAGGAGTTCACCACGGCCTCGCCACGGCACCCGATGACGTTGACGGTCAAGCTCGGCGCGAAGGCGGACGGAACGCTCACGGCCGTGCAGGTGCGCAACGTCTCCAACACGGGCGCCTACGGCAACCACGGCGGCGAAACGGTGTACGCGGGCGGTGCCGCCGTCATGCTCTACCGCTGCCCCAACAAGAAGTACGACGCCTACTCCATTTACACGAACACCGTGCCGAGCGGCGCCCTGCGTGGCTACGGAATGACCCAGCCTGCGTTCGCGGTCGAGTCGGCGATGGACGAACTCGCCCGCGCCCTGCACCTCGACCCCCTCGAACTGCGCCGGCGCAACATCGTGCGGCCGGGTGAGCCACTGGTCGCCCTGCACGAGGGCCCCGACGACGTCCTCTTCACCGAGGACGGCCTCGCGAAGTGCATCGACCGGGTGGGAGACGCCCTGGCTCGTACGGCCGGCCAGCCGCCTCCGGGGCCCGAGTGGCTCATCGGAACCGGCGTGGCGAGTTCCCTGCACGAGACCGCACCCCCGACCGAGCACCTCTCCGAGGCCTGGGTCACGCTGGGTGACGACCTCATCTACGAACTGGCCGTCGGGACGGCCGAGTTCGGTGAGGGCACCTCCACGGCCCATGTTCAGATCGCGGCCGACCAGCTGGGCACGACACCCTCGCGGATCCGGCTGGTGCAGTCCGACACCGACCGCACGGGATTCGACTCCGGCGCGTTCGCGAGCGCGGGCCTCTTCGTGGCCGGTAACGCCGTCCTGCGCGCAGCCAACGCCGTACGCGACCGCATCCTGGAGTTCGCCGCCGCCCACACCGGCGTCCATCTCGTGATGTGCTCGATGGACGACGACGGTGTCGTCTGCGGGGACCGGCGGGTGTCGCTGGCCGAGCTGGTCGCACTGGCCCGGGCGCGAGGCATCCGGTTCATGGCCGCCCGCAAGGCGTACGGCTCGCCCCGGAGCGTCACCTCCAACACACAGGGGTTCCGGATCGCCGTCCACCGGATGACCGGTGAGATACGGATCCTGTACAGCGTGCAGGCGGCGGACGCCGGGGTGGTCATCAACCCGGCGCAGGTCCGGGGCCAGGTGGAGGGCGGAGTCGCCCAGGGGATCGGCTTCGCGCTCACCGAGAACCATCATGTCGACGACAACGGCGTCATGGTCAACCCGAACCTCCGCAACTACCGCATCCCCGCCTACGCCGACGTCCCCCGCACCGAGGTCCTCCTGGTGGACTCGTCGGACTCGGTGGGTCCCATGCGGGCGAAGGGGATGGCGGAGTGCTGCATCAACCCGGTGGCCCCCGCGCTGGCGAACGCGCTGCATGACGCCACGGGCGTCCGCTACCGCGCGCTGCCGCTGACTCCGGAACGCATTTACGGCCGACTCCCTTCGGAGCAGTCGGTGTCGACAGGCTGA
- a CDS encoding FAD binding domain-containing protein translates to MDLNTITEVVRRPSDRPGTDWHEGDAWLAGGTWLYSTEQPHLRRLIDLTALRWAPLVPGEAGLEISATCTIRELYAFAPPHDWTAGILLPKSCEAFLSSFKVWNAATVGGNICMSLPAGPMITLTVALEAQYELWASDGSVRMVDALDFVTGDHENILAPGEILRRVVIPAHALRKRTAHRRFTLTRLGRSTVFLIGTQRPGANDLLLTITAGTVRPIRIAFDSLPDARTLRQSIEALPADVWFADPNGTPDHRLHLTRYFAEEIRRDLTAGDLA, encoded by the coding sequence ATGGACCTGAACACCATCACCGAAGTCGTCCGGCGACCGTCCGACCGGCCAGGCACGGACTGGCACGAGGGCGATGCCTGGCTCGCAGGCGGAACATGGCTCTATTCCACGGAGCAGCCGCACCTGCGCCGACTGATCGATCTGACGGCGCTTCGCTGGGCGCCCCTCGTCCCGGGCGAAGCGGGCCTCGAGATCAGCGCCACCTGCACCATACGCGAGCTGTATGCCTTCGCCCCGCCGCACGACTGGACGGCTGGAATTCTTCTCCCTAAGAGCTGCGAGGCATTCCTGTCCTCGTTCAAGGTGTGGAATGCCGCGACGGTCGGGGGCAATATCTGTATGTCCTTGCCCGCAGGCCCGATGATCACGCTGACGGTCGCCCTCGAGGCGCAGTACGAGCTGTGGGCTTCCGACGGCTCGGTACGGATGGTCGACGCCCTCGACTTCGTGACGGGCGACCACGAGAACATCCTCGCTCCCGGGGAGATCCTGCGGCGCGTCGTCATTCCGGCGCACGCCCTGCGGAAACGCACCGCGCATCGCCGCTTCACGCTGACCCGGCTCGGCCGTTCGACGGTGTTCCTCATCGGCACCCAACGGCCCGGAGCGAACGACCTGTTGCTCACCATCACCGCCGGCACCGTACGGCCGATACGCATCGCCTTCGACTCTCTGCCCGATGCCCGGACCCTGCGGCAGAGCATCGAAGCCTTGCCGGCCGACGTCTGGTTCGCCGATCCCAACGGGACCCCCGACCACCGCCTCCACCTCACGCGGTACTTCGCCGAAGAGATTCGCCGCGACCTCACGGCTGGGGACCTGGCATGA
- a CDS encoding NAD(P)-binding domain-containing protein, translating into MHHEVVIGNSRGSETLEAVMGRSGSMARAATAEGAAKPELVFLSVPFFAVPELTDLADWSGKIVVDTTNQFAAADPWRGRTP; encoded by the coding sequence ATACACCATGAGGTGGTCATCGGCAATAGCCGGGGCTCGGAAACCCTCGAAGCCGTCATGGGCAGGTCGGGGTCGATGGCCCGCGCGGCAACGGCCGAGGGAGCGGCGAAACCGGAGCTCGTGTTTCTCTCGGTGCCGTTCTTCGCCGTGCCGGAACTGACAGACCTCGCCGACTGGTCCGGGAAGATCGTCGTCGACACTACGAATCAGTTCGCTGCGGCCGACCCCTGGCGGGGCCGGACGCCCTGA